The genomic window TATACACTTCTGAAACACACTCAATCATATTTGAAATTTGCTTTATTATGTCTAATGAAATTAGAAATTACACAGATTAAAGTACCCCATAGATGAAATTATGTATTTAtgaaaatcattaaacacacacacagaatatatatatatatatatatatatatatatatatatatatatatatatatatatatataaacaatcaCATTTAGCTTTATGTACATCAGTGGGGACATAAAagtgagatatatatatgtgtatatatatatatatatatatatatatatatatatatatacatatatatatatacatatatatatatatacatatatatatatatataattacaaggTCACTGGGACAACTTAGAGTTCAAGTCTGAGCTGGGGAAGAGATATGTAAGAAGAGTTTATGTTCAAACGAACCAATTAGTGTCGGTTATCTGTTATGACACCTCATTTTTCTCCTGCACTGGCAGAGTCACGAATTGGGATAAAAGTGCTAATGGAGCTTTCACTCTTTGAATAGCAACACGACGAGCGATTATCTCCTCTGCTGAAATCTCTTTAGTTGACCATGGACTTTAGTCTCTTCCCACTCGCCAATGCAGCCTGCAAGGCCACTCTAATCTAAGAGTCTGCTTCCTGTTTCTATCCATAAACACAATATCATATGGTCCAAAGAATGCTGtagagcatttaaaaaaaacatatagatgtatgtgtggatggatggatggatggatagaccgTGTTGTGTGGTTGAACGGGGGCAAAGAAAATGATCCAGTTGTTAGTTGGTGTTTAGTGTGGCCTGATTACGTTACAGTCAAAATGTTTCGGGAAGTTCAGGATCATTAATCTCTTTTCACTCTGTCTTCTAATAAAACTCCTACTCCCAAAAGGTTTTGCAACACAAGACCACCCCTGCCCTTTCATCCAAGGAATAAGCAAGCTATACATGTTGCTATTtatggtattcatgaaaaatgaatgaatgctcaAACTCTTTAACCCGCTCGCCTCTCGGAGGGAGTTCAACAGTCCCGCTCTTTCTCACCCTGTGTGAAGTGAGGCTGTGTGCGGCGACCAGGCAAAGGTCCTGTTTTCCTTCTTTCGGATTTGTAAGGAAATGACCTCCAAGGCATTTTGATGGACGGCAACAGAAATAACAAAAGTCCTCCCTCCATCGGGATGTAGAAATGCTAATAATGGCTCTATCATAATCGCTCCCCCACATAGATACGAATAATTTAGTAAAGTAGCATTAAATTGGCACTCTGTCACAACAGTGTATTGTCTATATAAAGGCTCTACAAGATGGAATCTTTTTCACTGTGTCCAGTCAGgacctttgtgtgtgtatgtgtgtgggggggggatagGGGGTTAGTTGAAGCTCCTAAAATCCTAAATCCTCAGGGTCAAATATTAACTGCAAGACAAACAGAGCCGTAGCAAACAGTGAAACAGAGCAAACAGTCAGCAGAGCATCAGAGATGAGCCGTCTGTCATTCTCATCTCCCATGGGACGCACAGATCGACCGACATAGACTGTggatcaacacacacatacacacacacacacacagcagataaGGCATTGGAAAACAGGAATGAAACTCTAAGGTCTCGTAGTTCAGCAGTTTTACATGGACCCACCTGATCGTTGGATCTCTTCATTGGTTACTGACTGAAGATTTGAAGCCTGTAGAATGAAAGTAATATCATGGAGGCAGTGAGAGAAACCGGTCCAGAGTTGGCTCCCAGTACAGCCTTATTTCTTATAGCCGAATCTAGAAACGTGCTCTGCACATTCAGGTGGTTCATAAAAGGTCTCCAGCTGGACATCCGTGTCCACGCCAAACCTGCAGAGACCACCAGGGACTCGCCTCTGTTTCATGAGCCGCCCTCTGAAACCGTCACTAGAGCAGCTGTTGAGACACGCGGGACTTGTTGCATCCCATTCTCACACTCCTTATCCCATGTCTCCATGCACTCTGACCTCCTTAGACGTCTATGATCTGCGTTTGCATCAAAGCATCCACCAAATATAGATCCTCCAACTCCAGACACGATCTGGTCTACGTCAGAAAGTACTACTCAGTGGAAAGAAATAGATTGAGAAACTgaaatgtgtgtacagtataatgaaTTCTTGACTATGTCTTGATCGGTGTTAGACGTGGACGTCTGTGCAGAGTGCAGTTTGTGAAATCAGAAGTGGAGATGAGAGAGTGGATGGATCCTGAGATGGGCATGATGACCGGAGGCTACCTCTCTGGAGCAGATGCTTACGGCATGGCAGAACCGCAGTACTATGGTAAGGTTCTTCCTATTAAACCTCCTATGTACCTGTTTATACCGAGACATGTAACATTTCATACCTTATTTCATACGTGTCAAAACCAGTGATCTACATGAGTTTTAATTACTAGGTCTggattcattcgttcatttgttcattcatcttcagtaagctctttatcctggtcaaggtcacggtggatccagaacctatcccaggaatactcTGTGTGAGAcatgaatacaccctggatggattgccagtccatcacaccatgcacacacacacacacacacacacattcacacacatttgcCAATTCACTTACCAACATGTTTTTGGCCATTGGAAGGAAACCTGAAAATCCAGAGGAAATACAGTACACATGGACATGTAGTGaatatgcaaaactccacacagacctgagctcaggatcgaacccggGACCATGGATAGATGAGTGTATGATGAGGGTGGAGACAGAGGTTatcttacattacattacattacattacgtgAGCAACAGTGTTCACCAACATGGCTGTTTATAGCGAACTCCAATAGTTTACAAACAGATGCGAGCTCAGCCATGTCATGCAACAAATCCCAGGCTGAACAGGACAGAAAACATCTGGGCGAAAAGAGAAGTGGGAGGCTGAGTGATATGAATGAGATGCTGTGTCACAAATggaatacattatatatacacatcatatattattattattatcactatcaattaccacaaacaagaGTTTGGACATATGTGACACAAGAAACCCTGTTCTGAAACGTATGTATAATAAGAAGTCAACTTGGATAAGTAAAGCGTGTGCAAAACATGTATTTGTACGTGTAGAAAGCTATAATGTCTTCAGTAGTCATTTGGAAATATTTGTAGACGTATCCTTCCAAtataattgtgtgggtgtgatCACGCACAGACGGGACAAACCCTGGGAGAAACCGTGAGAAACTGAAGATGTTTTGACTGTATTGCTCCGGTGTTTGAAGGTTACACAGGAGCAATACAGTCTGGTATATACAATAGGTCTGACACATGCTTTAAAAGAATATAGTTTTTAAACTGCACTAAAGAGTTGCATATTAGAAGTATTTATTGACGGAATTCAGCAATCGCCCTTCGAATACTTTATACAAGTCAGTTTAGAGTAAAGTTTTGCCGTTCTTTTCTTATTCAAGGGAACTGTCAAAATTCTTTCCTGtgacaatcacacatacactacagatgttGTAGATGAATGTAAGGTTGACAGGACGCTGAAATATTCAGTTAAATCCGCAGCCAAACAGAGATGTTGTGTtgataaacagatttatttctacCGCATCTATCCACATTTCCTGTCAATCTGCATGTTTCTTTCTGCAACATGTAGGTGTGAATAAGAGCAATCCTGTCTCACTGCACAGATGTGTTTCAGAAGCAGTGCCAGCAGTAACACGTGTTTTCTCTGTGGAATGTGTTGAGAAATTTTTCACAAATCCTGAGCCCGTTCTCATAAGGCTGAAGTTTCTTCGGTCTGTATGGATTCACTGTGATTATTAAAGGTCAAAACCAAAGCAAACTAATATCATAAACATCACAACGCTCTTCAGCTGCATCCTGTTTCCAGAGTCACTCAGTGGTTCACAAGGTCTTGCTCTGAGTCTTTTATTGTCCCGGTGGTCTCATTAAAGCCGTCAAATAATTCCTAAATCACATGCTGTCGATGCGGATCACGTTCCAGACGAGCATTTCGTTGCACTCTGTCAGCTAACTCATTTCTGAATTAATACTGACCTCCTTTTATACATCTCATTGTgccacattttaaatatatggaAAACATTATCGCGTAATATGACGTTTTCGCCTTTTCACAGATGTGCTGGTGGATCCGTTGGGATATTCATACCAGGACCTTGATCTACAGGCTTTTCCCTACAGCCAGCAGCACTACAATCCAACAAACGTGCAAGTCTCTGTGTATGGACCCCCCAGCTCTCAACCGTGTAACCCAGCGTACCCGTACAGCCCGCAGTGTCCGGAGCCTCCGTGTCCAGCAGACGTGGAGCTGCACGAGCAAGTGAGAGGAGGTATGGGTACGACACCGGGCATGAAGCGACCCCGGCTGGGGCCTGGAGCTAGGGTCAGGGGTCAGGATGAACTCTGCGTGGTGTGTGGGGACAAAGCTTCAGGATACCACTACAATGCTCTGACCTGTGAAGGCTGCAAAGGTGATCAGCTGATTTGTGCTTTtgggagtggaaaaaaaatgacaaattaattaCTGATTATTGGTACATTGTGTATTTGGCtgggaatatatatttttaatatgtatGTTTAGAAAATATTaccatatatttcatatattattcGTTTCATAATATACTGTCacatggttttatatatatatatatatatatatatatatatatatatatatatatatatatatatatatatatatatatatatatatagagagagagagagagagagagagagagagagagagagagagagaggaaggactATGTCCTCCTATGCATTAATGATTGTTAAACTGAAAAACCATTGAGAAATACATGTTTATAAGACATAAAATGGAGATTTTGCTGAATTTTGGAGATAACGtaataatgcactttttttttttttttttttttttttttttttttaccatagaCCAACAATGATCTGTATTTTAGCAATTCTTCTTGTTCTACTCTGACATTTCTGCAAAAGTTGCGACTGTAACCATTAAATAAAGGTAACACTCTCCGTGTTCTTTACAGGCTTCTTCAGGCGCAGCGTCACCAAGAAGGCTGTGTATCGGTGCAAGAGTGGTGGCAGCTGCGAGATGGACATGTACATGCGTCGCAAGTGCCAAGACTGCCGACTGCGCAAGTGTCGAGCTGTCGGCATGCTAGccgagtgtgagtgagagattgtGTTCCTTTCTTCATGAACGGTTGAtgacgtaaggaataaaacacaacagggtgcgctgttgtaggaaaataactACTCGCCAGCGCcgtatctccctgcagttctcgtcTGGTTCTGGTCGCtaaagctaagcagggttgagcctggctagtacctggatgggagacttCCTGGAGAAATGTAAGGTTGCtgatggaagtggtattagtgaggccagcaggaggTGTTCACTCTGTGATCTGTGTAgggtctaatgccccagtatacaGTAATGACTGGGGCACTATACTgttaaaacagcactgtcttttggatgagacgttaaacagaggtcctgactctctgtggtcattaaaaatctcaGGACActtaaaagagtaggggtataacccctgtgtcctggcgaaattggCCTTTCTCtgtcatggccccctaataatccccatttctgaattggctacatcactctctcctctccactaatatctggtgggtggtgggcgttctggcgcagtATGTCTGCTGTCACattatccaggtggatgctacacactagtggtgggtgaggagacaccccccccccaaatactacataaagcgctttgagtgtctacaaaagcgctatataaatgtaactgtaaaaaaaacaacaaaaaaaacaaaaaaaaaacctcagtgaTGGGGTGTTGATGTGAACTTGAGTTGTTCTTAccccctgaagttgattattttacaataatatatatttagaacATCCTGTGTCAGATTGTATGCCTTCAAGACTGGATGTGAATGGACAGAATCTTCGGTCTAGTGGCATAGATTTTTATTATGGAATATGTGGTGTTTATATGTTATTGACTGTGCTGGATTTAAGCCTGGCTTCCTCTGAGATTAAcgaacaaaataaaatcaaagagATGTCATGCAGGAAGTGGGGAGGACAAAGAGCCaaacggacaaaaaaaaaaaaaaaattcctctgaGTTACATTCCAGCTTCGACTCCGTGGAGAATGAACACTTCCTGTAGCTGTATGTCAAACATAAATGATTGATCTAGCATGCATACCAGATCGGCTCTCGGCTTTAGCACACTAGGAATGCAGATTAAAGACTACTTACATTATAATGTCACCTTTACTTGATCGCAGATATTAAGAACACTGGTCTAGGATCAGCTTCCAGTTTGCATACATATTACACTCAGATGCCCATTTTATTATCTACatctatgttttatttatactaaTTGGCCATTTTATGAAGTAAATCGGTCATATAGGTGCTCCCTGTGGGTCTACAATTACTGCCTGTAGCCTGACTTTTACTATGTATAACTTGCCAGATCTCCTTTACCCCATCCATTACTGGAAAGGACCCCTGCTGACCAAATATTAACTGGATCGTGGATCATTTGCTGCACAGCCATGACACTCAcatgatcgtgtgtgtgtgtgtgtgtgtgtgtgtgtgtgtgtgtgtgtgtgtgtggtgctggaaCAAGTGTATCAGGTGCAGGTGTATCATTGTTCAGTGATGAAAGCTAGAAGACTATTAACACAAAAGGTTAACGGTAATGTCAGTGATTTTATAATTGCACCTGTATGATTGGTGTACCTGATAAAATGGTCAGTGCATGCATTATAAGATGGGCCATGTTAAGTCAAGAGGTTAGTCCAGGATCACACTCCTCAGGTGGATCATTACACTGCCTTTAGTACGCTACTACAGATAATCAATACTCACAATAATTTTGCTCCTTAAAGGCGCTAGTAGGTGTGTTATATAGTTTGGTAGTTTTAGTAAGGTCCAAATGTTGGGAAAGAGGTTTGAGAATGGCGCTTTAATAACTTCAGTCATGTGATGAAGTTGCTTTGAAGAAATGAAGTAAGGCTATTTATATATAAGGCtagttatacatttataatgctCCGTTGCTGTTTGTGCAGCTTTGGGCTGGTTGATAACTGGAGTGCCTCATATATTCACTCATATATTCATGACCCTGAATGTAGGTACCTAATAAACAGGCCAgtaggtgtatgtgtatatttggTAGAACAAGAACCAGAATGAGAAAATTGACTTGCGCTGTAAAGATCTTTGCTCTTATCCAACAGGTCTGCTGACTGAGGTACAGTGCCAGTCAAAGAGGTTAAgaaagggggccaagcaccgaggCGACTCACTTTCGGTGCTCACCGCTGAGGATGAGGAAAGCAATGAAAGCAGAAATGTGTCCTCTACCAGTAGACTACCTGCACCAGCACGGGTATGAGCTAAGTTTCTAAAATCCCCAGGAGCTACTTTTCTAAAGGTCTTTAGAGGTGTTCAGACAATCAGTGGATTTATTGACTTGTTTAGACAATGTGGTTTTAACTAGCATCCTGTAATGCAGTTTCAGTCCATCATTTTCTGACCCAGAAAAATGGACATGAAGATGCTTTTGTGACTCATCCCAGGGACTTCATCATTTCTAGTAAATGGTGGGAAAATCCCCACTGTTTAATCACAACGATTCATACCTGTGGCATGATGAGATTGACATGATGCCAAGATCCAGAGATGTGTATTGGTAATGAAGTCATTACAACATTGGCTTCGTTTACGCTTCCATCACACCAGGTTTCTTTAATGTATACATCGATAATTCACACCTCCGGACCCCATGATGTCACGGTTTTAAATCACGATAGCAGTTATTCACTGATGAAGCCCCTCAGATAAGTGGCAAAACATATTCAAGATTGAATAATAGTCCGGTTGTCTAGACTTATCACTTCCACAAGACCGGCAGCATAAATGTTCTTGTTATTTTAGAGATTTTAATGGTCATTTTTCAACTTGCCAGTATTTCAGTTCTGAGTCGGTAAGCACGGTTGTCTTGTTTGGATTTCCGTCTGCTTAAGGTGCCATCAGGAttgtccagagagcagaaatgtGTCCTGAACAGAATTGTGGAAGCTTATCGTCGGTACAGAGCTCAGGATGGCACTCGTGTCCGGGTGTGTATGTCAGCATGGCTTTAGTGTGTATCATTTCAAAAAAGTCACTGATTAAGCCCAGTCCCAGGCTAGCATGTTAAGCATAATTCCAACACCAGAGCCTTGTATAGGGTCAAAAATTCTGTTGAAGGTTTTTCACTAGCTAGCTTGGTATGGTGAATACCAATACCAATACCAGAATATGgcctaaacttttttttccataacaAAACGTAGGAGATTGGAAGAACCGAAGGTTCTTAGCACAAATAAACAAGCATTGACAGAGGTACACATGCTAAACATATTGCAGCTACTTGATAATAACCTACATATCAGGTTAAGTGGTtgttagttttatttatgtactatGAACTTTGGTATCGATTAGCTTTTGCTTTTGGAATTTCCCACATTTCCCCAATTCTGGTTCCAGTTTGGTGTTTCCCTGTTCTAACACACTGCGGGCTCTGATTCATGAGATGAAAATCGGTAGTCAAAAGGCCACAATAGCATTATATTTGGGAAAAACCTGTCCAGAAACTCATAATATTCCTGTCTCGTTTCAGGTGTCCCAAGGATCCTGTTTACAAGATGGTGCTGATCGGTTGACCGACTTGACCCCTCTAGAAATAGATAGACTTCTGCAGTTCTCAAAGAGCATACCTGGTTCGATATGTCCCTGTCCACAGAATCAGTACAAATCGGATGACATCAGAGCAAGATTGATTAGCTAATCTGtgtttggtgtttgtttgtttgttcagggTTTGAGCTCTTGGATAGTGCTGATCAAAGCATTCTTCTCTCCAGCTCGTCTGTGGAGGTCATGTTCCTGCTCTTGGCTCAACAGTTTACTGAGAAtccgtccctgtacacctcatgTAAGGCTGCATTGATCGGTGTAGTCTCTACTCAGGAGTCCAAACAAGCAAAACGTTTATATCTAGTCACTAAGGTTGAATTTCTTTCTCATTAGCTCTGTATCCTGGCAATGTGAGTGACTCCAGTCACAGCTGGGTGAAAACCTCACAGTCTAAGACCAACAGTCATGAGATGCTATTAAACTCAGGTGAATGTTTGCTATTgtgagatgtttaaaaaaaataaataaattgtgttatGCAGTATAATTTAATAGTAGGATTAATCACTTTTAAGCTATCCTTTGCACATATTTGATTGTTGACAATTTCTACTCGgctaatatttatttagatagTAGGCCTTAtaatcgatagatagatagatgggctTCCTGTTTACATGCTATAATACTTGGCCTAATCTTAATTAGCTTGCtagtagatagatggatagatagatagatagacagacagatagatgggcCACTTGTTACAcataatgttaatataatgCTTATCCTATTGTTAGTTAGCTTGCTAGCAACCGTGTGTACTTGTTTACACAGTACAATACTTGACACTTAACCTAACATTGACTAGCTTGATAGCAAACCTTAAAATTTATTGAAGTCAAACAGCTGCTGCTGGAGTGATAACTGCT from Ictalurus furcatus strain D&B chromosome 5, Billie_1.0, whole genome shotgun sequence includes these protein-coding regions:
- the nr1h5 gene encoding nuclear receptor subfamily 1, group H, member 5, with the protein product MREWMDPEMGMMTGGYLSGADAYGMAEPQYYDVLVDPLGYSYQDLDLQAFPYSQQHYNPTNVQVSVYGPPSSQPCNPAYPYSPQCPEPPCPADVELHEQVRGGMGTTPGMKRPRLGPGARVRGQDELCVVCGDKASGYHYNALTCEGCKGFFRRSVTKKAVYRCKSGGSCEMDMYMRRKCQDCRLRKCRAVGMLAECLLTEVQCQSKRLRKGAKHRGDSLSVLTAEDEESNESRNVSSTSRLPAPARVPSGLSREQKCVLNRIVEAYRRYRAQDGTRVRVSQGSCLQDGADRLTDLTPLEIDRLLQFSKSIPGFELLDSADQSILLSSSSVEVMFLLLAQQFTENPSLYTSSLYPGNVSDSSHSWVKTSQSKTNSHEMLLNSGMSEELLGPVLNFFHSMAAISVTDAEYALLVATSVLCSDRPYLCAVSCVENLQEFILELLSKVCRNGQGTTHGPCRFARLLGRLTELRTLHHNHLTLRPQQIWDMQH